TAATTTCATTATTATAGAAGTTTTTTTTATCGTTTAGAGATTCAAGTCGATACTCCAATAATTCTAAACGTTCTTTTTGATCATTAATTATAAAGTCTTTAACTGGAGAGACTATACCTGATTCTTCTATAAAATCTAAGCTTTTCTTAAAATGGGGGATACATATACCGTCACTACGGTAATATTCAGATTTAAAATAATCATCATTCAATAATTCTATTAAGGTTAGAATGTTATTATCGTTTTCTTTTTTTACGGCCGAACAGCACATACATTCATTTTTACTTTTGTGAGACTTATTCTTTTTATTAAGTTTAAGTAAGATATTTTTTAAGACATTATCTTTATCATCTATTTTCTTTAGGGAGTCAAGATATAAAGGAATAGTTTTTTCGTATAATCTTGCAACGGAAGATTTACTTAAGTGGTAATTTTTTTTTAGTAATTTTATTAATATATTATTGTGTTCTGGACAAAACCCGTATGATTTTTTAAATTTACTGATAACATTATTGTCAGAGTTGTATTCTGAAATAATTTCGCCTATATATTTTTCAAGGAAATCTATTTCTAGAAAACATAGAGGACATCCACTTTCTTTTATTGAATCAAAGAATTTAGAGTTTAAAAAATTAACTTTAAGCAATTTAAACACCCTTTTTGGTTTATATTTGTTATTTAATATTATCTTGAATTCTTGAAAAATTATACAAATCATTCTTAGCATACTCAGTTTCTTGAAGAGGCTTTTATAAATAATTAATTCTGAAACTTCTATTGAAGATCTTATTATCAGAAAATTTGATAAGCGTGAACTATAGTTGGATATTGTCCTGAGTAGGATCAAATTAAATTATAAAGAGGAGATGATTATATGAATTATCTAATTTTAAGTGATACACATGGTAGCTTGAAAGCTTGGCAAAAGGCTGAAAAATATTATGATGATATGGATATGATTTTACATGCAGGGGATTTGTTATATCATGGTGCTAGAAATCCATTGCCTGAGGGTTATAACACAAAGGGCTTAGTTGAAAAAATTAATAACTGTCCTCTAGGTTTTCTTGCAATTAAGGGTAATGTAGATTCTTTGGTTGATGATTGGGTATTGCCATATCCACTTTCTGAATATAGTATCCTAATAGATAATGACTTAAAAATAGCAATTTATCATGGATATCAACATCAGACTGAGGATGAAAGAATTGACTTCGCTAAATGTTTAGGAGCAGATATATTGATTTATGGACATACTCATCTACCAGAGCTAAAAAAAGTGGACGATATTATTCTCTTAAACCCTGGTAGTATGTCTTTACCAAAGCAGGAAAACAAAGTGCCAAGCATAGCTAAGATGGAAAACGGAGATATAAGTATTTTAAGCTTGGAAACAGGAGATATTTTAAAGTCATATTCTATAGACAAGTAATTAAGGCTTTGTATATTTATTAGCTACATGTTATAATTAAGCGGGAAAAACTTGAATTCCATATAAGCATAGTATTTTAATGTCTTTAATAATATTATTAAGTTAATACTTAGGCTTCAAAAGAGAGATCTCATATTTCATATTTGAGGGAAGGCTAGTATCTGCTGGCTTTTTTTCATATAAAGACAAACTTATTACAAATTATGGAATTAAATATTTTCATGTAGAAAGAAGGGATGAAAAAAATGGCATTAGAGAAAAAATTAGCAAAATTAAATTTACCTGAAGAGGTAGTTGATTTATTGGAATCCTGTCCTTCATATGTAATTGCAGATAGTAAAGCAGACTTGGTTGAACTATCTTGTAAAGATGAAGTAAATGGAATTCATGAAGTAAAATATGAAGTTCCAGGTCAGGGAGAGGTTTTAGAAGTACAGGTAGCAAAAGTCAAAAATGGAATCTCTGCAAATTATATGGAACCATATATGCGCAGACGTGATCCCAATTGTATGGTGATTGCTGATGATCAAGTAACTGATAAAGTTAGATACAAAGATAGGTTTGGAGAAGACTTTGATAAAACTAGAGAAGAAACCTTTGAATGGTTGAAAGGTCAAGATTTAGCAATATTCTTCTTTGAAACAGGTATGGGAGGAGTAGGAGTAGATGCTATGGCAATAGCACCTGCTAATGCTGGTTTCTTTGCTTTTGGCTTGTCATTATTACAGGGTATTAAAGATTCAAATGAATTAGAAGATGATTTTTCACCAGAAGCATTTATCTATGTAGCACCACCTTTCCGTCATACACATTATGATGGAAAACAGGTAGTTGTTCATAATAGACTTCCTAAGAAATATGAGTTGTTCTCATACAATCTATATCCAGGTCCAAGTGCTAAAAAAGGTGTTTATGGTATGCTCTTGCATCAGGGAGAGCAAGAAGACTGGGTAACATTACATTGTTCAGCCGTTCAGGTAGTAACACCATATGGAAATCATGTAAGTATCTCACATGAGGGAGCCAGTGGTGGAGGAAAGAGTGAGATGTTAGAAGCAGTACATCGTGAAAAAGATGGTCGTTTACTATTAGGTAAAAACGTAGTAAATGGAGAGAAAGTGCGTTTAACATTACCGCAAACCTGTGAATTAAGACCAATGACTGATGATATGGCCGCTTGTCCAAAATCTTTACAAAAAGATGATGGAAAGTTAACCCTTATGGATGCAGAAAATGCCTGGTTTATTAGGGTAGACCATATAACAGAATATGGGACAGACCCTCATTTAGAAGAAAGAACAATAAATAATAAAGAACCATTATTTTTCTTAAATGTAGATGCAGCAGCAGGAAGTACAGCTCTAATCTGGGAGCCAACAATGGATGCTCCAGATGAGCCTTGTCCTAACCCAAGGGTAGTAATACCAAGAGATATAGTACCAGGGGTTATCAAAAAACCATTAACAATAGATATCAGAAGCTTTGGG
This region of Halanaerobiaceae bacterium ANBcell28 genomic DNA includes:
- the yfcE gene encoding phosphodiesterase — protein: MNYLILSDTHGSLKAWQKAEKYYDDMDMILHAGDLLYHGARNPLPEGYNTKGLVEKINNCPLGFLAIKGNVDSLVDDWVLPYPLSEYSILIDNDLKIAIYHGYQHQTEDERIDFAKCLGADILIYGHTHLPELKKVDDIILLNPGSMSLPKQENKVPSIAKMENGDISILSLETGDILKSYSIDK
- a CDS encoding DUF4914 family protein, which gives rise to MKKMALEKKLAKLNLPEEVVDLLESCPSYVIADSKADLVELSCKDEVNGIHEVKYEVPGQGEVLEVQVAKVKNGISANYMEPYMRRRDPNCMVIADDQVTDKVRYKDRFGEDFDKTREETFEWLKGQDLAIFFFETGMGGVGVDAMAIAPANAGFFAFGLSLLQGIKDSNELEDDFSPEAFIYVAPPFRHTHYDGKQVVVHNRLPKKYELFSYNLYPGPSAKKGVYGMLLHQGEQEDWVTLHCSAVQVVTPYGNHVSISHEGASGGGKSEMLEAVHREKDGRLLLGKNVVNGEKVRLTLPQTCELRPMTDDMAACPKSLQKDDGKLTLMDAENAWFIRVDHITEYGTDPHLEERTINNKEPLFFLNVDAAAGSTALIWEPTMDAPDEPCPNPRVVIPRDIVPGVIKKPLTIDIRSFGVRVPPCTKENPTYGIMGLFHVLPPALAWLWRLVAPRGHGNPSIITGKGMSSEGVGSYWPFATGRKVDQANLLLKQILETPNVRYVLIPNQHVGAWKTGFMTEWITREYLARRGGAWFTEDQLSPARLPLLGYALNDLVVEGQKIDKEFLQVHRQEEVGKEAYDKGGDILNGFFKECIEQFLEEGLDPLGRKIIETCLNDGYLSEYNALIESEIIREI
- a CDS encoding DUF6062 family protein; amino-acid sequence: MLKVNFLNSKFFDSIKESGCPLCFLEIDFLEKYIGEIISEYNSDNNVISKFKKSYGFCPEHNNILIKLLKKNYHLSKSSVARLYEKTIPLYLDSLKKIDDKDNVLKNILLKLNKKNKSHKSKNECMCCSAVKKENDNNILTLIELLNDDYFKSEYYRSDGICIPHFKKSLDFIEESGIVSPVKDFIINDQKERLELLEYRLESLNDKKNFYNNEIINEEEAKSWYEAIWRFSGCKF